The window GGTTCTCACCAAAGTAGTTGAGAGggtagcaaagaaaaaaaatggctcTCTCTCCACAGCTATGGGGAGATTCAACAATATATGCAATTTATAACATAAACCATCTGGAAATGCAATCTATATGAAGGTTCTTAAGGACGAAATGGATCTAACTACAGTTTTTGACCTATTAACTAAAGgcaaaaactttcaaaaaattGAGATTGCGGTTCACAACTACAAATAACTTAACAAAGACCCTTCATCTATAATATTTACCAGTTGAATATCTTGACGTGAAACCCTTCTTACTGTTCCACTTGACATCTCAGAGACTTTTTGTAAACCAGACCGACCTTGTTCCTGTCAGGAAGAAGCAGTCTCTATAAGAATATGTACTGAAGAGGGatacaaagttacaaaccataaaaaccaacagaacaaaaaaaaaacaaaaaaaaaaatcgcaaatTTACCCCCGAGAGGAATGggataaaaatcaaaactttatcgatcgaaaccaaaaccaaagacaGAGAAGCAGAAATACGAAATGAATCAGCCAACACAAATTGAGAAACCCTCAAAACTAAATCCCAACCCTTGgattcgatttcttcttcaaatacAACAACCGGATCAAatcatactaaaaaaaaaaaaaacatcaaaacgatcaaaagaacaaaaaatttggatatgcaaaaacaataattgaagaccagaagatagagagagagagagagcacctTTTttaatcagagaagaagattcgggagaaaagagagagatgaacctAACCTCTCACTTTGTTGATCGATCGTGGTGGATCATTTctttactcctttttttttttttccatttttctttgatttacttctttatttttaatttaatttatatatattcttttaatagtataatttaCCATTTTTGATTCGAAGCTCAGGAAGCTGACACGTGTATAATACTCAACAACGGTGGATCCCAAACAATAAGAGTTATCTGATCTTCTTGTTgccacctctctctctctctctctctctctctcaatctttttttatctttagtCAACGATAGAAATTGTTAAAAAGTCTTATAAAACTGGTGGTTCTTTTATTTTCGTCTGAGAACAAGAACTAAAGATTCAATACACAAATCTACATGAATGGATGAATATTCTCAAAACATTCATTTAGCAAGCCTTTAAATCCCATTGTTTGTTCTAACAATAAAAGAAGAGGGGAAATAATAAGAAGGCTTTTGATTGGATTTATTTAGTCACGCTTCTTTAACCCGAACTTCCCACTTGGGAATCTACTGAGCAAACCAGAATCTAGCTTCTTGTAATGACTATGAAACTTCATGATCAGTGAATCCATGAAACCATCGACTTCGTCTTCGTATCTCTCATACAGAACCGGCATTGTGTGTGCCCCAACAAACCCTTTTCAccacagacaaaaaaaaaaaaaataaggtcTTGTAAACTCAACTTCCAATCTTAAAAAGAGGAGGCACACTAGTAAGACGAACTAACTACTCACCGATATACAAAACTGTTAGGAAATTGCAGCAGCTCCCGACCATTGCGGCTACCCATAGTCCGATTACAGCCTACATAATATAGATTGATTTAAAGTTGTATGAACATATCATCTTAGAACAGATTAACCAAATTTGCTTAATACATTATGCATCTCCAAGAAGATAAAAGTAAGATGGAatgattctcttttcttttgttatgaaaaacaagaaaaccagGAAAATGAAGTGGAAGCAAAAATTACAGTACGCACCATGAGGAACTGTTTCATATTCCCTTTACAAGCCAAGTcttgaagaaacaacaaaccacGGTTAACTTCTGTTCCAATGGCCACACCAACTTCAGCAAAGAAATCTTTTGGAAGAACAAGGCGAGGCACTCTAGACTGTGAGCTGTTTTTGAGACATGAAAGGACATTATTATGTTAGATTGCAATCACCAAGGAACCAAGAATATAGTGACAACAAGACTTCAATAAAGAACCCAAAATTACCGGTTTAGGAACCCTGAGGCATTACACCAAACGAATTGAGCAATCATGCCAAGCAAGAGGGCATAGCACACGAGAGATAGAAAATGGAAATTGATCCATTCGAAAAGCACCCAAATTGCAGTTGCTCCCATCAGAAAACTTGCAGAGATCTTCTTGTTCCTCCATAACAACACATCAGCAGCTAACaaaaacatctctctctctctctctcaagactcaattttaaaacaaagaaaacaaaaatatcacaattttgtAAATATGGAATGCTTACATTTGCCACCGCCTAAGACACGATGGATAGGCTCCTGGCGACCAAACAAACGGTTGAAATGAGAACTGACGGAATCTTCTTGTTCGAAGAAAGAAGTATGTTTGTTCTTCTGAACTCTCTCCGTGAAGTTATCTACCAAATCGTCGATAACGTCCTCTACGATGTTCTTCTCAGGCATGATTCTGAAACACAAATCGAAAAATCTGAGTTTATAAAATTCTCAATTTGTTCGAAACTCAAGCAGACCCAAAGTTGACTTCATATAacaatagtaataaaaaaaaaaaaaaatcgaatcttttgATCATTTCTTCACACCCTTAACCCAAAACCCCTTGCAAAGTAATCAAATTTGGTTAACCAGTTGGTTGGTGATAATTACaatgatatgaaaaaaaaaacttagatctTAACCAgaattgaagaacaaaaacgagataaagatgaagatgagtaAAGAGTAAACCTGGaggaattggagaagaagaaaagcttgtTTGATGTTTCTATATGAATCTCACACAAAAAAagttgccttttttttttgtttttttgttttaagattctcaaagatgaatttacaaagagaaagatgaaaggGTGGAAGTGAAAAGCAAGCGATGGGATTGGTTGTGTGGAATTATTATTGAGAATTGAATTGAATAGTTTTCGTAACGTTGTGGGCAAATTTGGAGTCTAGTGTAGTAGATAGGACTTGTGGTCTTCCCACGTGCAGCtcatgagaaaaataaattagggACTCTCAATAATACACAAGCAATCATTTTTCAATTTGATCACGGggaaaataagaagaacaaaacgATGACAAAAATATTACTACCTTCTTATCTTTCTTGTAATCCTTAGTTTTAACTTCTTCCCATCCATTGGGATAATTGTGAATCAGCTTAAGGGATTTATTGAGCTTctggtttttgtatatatacagtATCGAGGTTTTGATGAGCAGAGTTACTCGAGGGATTTAGGGTTTTACGAAATGTACAAAACACTGTAAAGCCAAAGTTTTAAAATGAATGGCTGtaaaatcaaagtttttttattaaatggtATGAGATGTTTTATTAGGAAAATTTATGTGGAATAAATACTACACgtcaaaaataaagtaaaatgcAAAAACAACATCTCGAAGACTTTACAAAAAGCGAGTACTAGATTTTACTTTTCGAGTTGTAATTTTATTGATGGCTGCCAATGCCATGCATGATATTCAGCAATGCAAAGTCGAAGTTGGCAAAGTACCTTACTGGATGCAAATTTCCTCTCGTctctagaaatatatataattccaagagaaagaaagaaagaaacggtTCACCAAGTGCTTTGTAAAGTGCTAAATTTTGACTATTGAAATGCAAATCCTAACAATTGTTTTGTCTTTATCCTATCACCCCATAGGCCAAAGGATGCACAAATTCCTATTGGCCAGCGAGCAAATGAATTAATCTTTAATATAATGACTCTTAAAGCTCCCTTTGCACTTTACCAAACTTGTCtctatgttgttgtttgtatcTAGCTGAAGCAAATAAGCTGTGTTATATGTCGAGATTCTCCAGATTCATCCTTGTCGCTGCGCTTTTGATGAGTTCCTTCCGGACATCGACCTGAAACAGGCACAGAACACAACATTGCAGCACGAGTTTTGCCATTTTCATTGTCTTTTAGTACGAGTCCGAGATGGTAATTCATTGGCTTACCCGAGCACCCATAAGTGATGAGAAGACCATATTCGTTTCTGCTGCGTCCTCAATAACTAGTTGCTTCAATATCCTTGTATCTGGATTCATTGTTGTTTCCCATAACTGCGCAGGCATCATCTCACCCAAACCTGCAGATGCAGAAAGAAAGGACCATTACAGAATAGTACAATTGATGTGAATAATCCAGATTTCATTCTGCACACACTCAAGAGTATCTTAATAGCTAACCCATAACAACTACTATAAATTCAACTTCTCTCAGTTATTCATCCTTTACAAAGAACACATTCATGATGTGAGAACTCATACGACCACAAAACTAGGTTTCTCTCTGTCATTACCTTTGAACCTCTGAATGTTGTAGGATGCGTTTCCAGGGAACGATGCGGTGATTTTTTTAAGAGCTGCATCATCGTAGCAATAGTGCGCCTGTTTCCCCCTCTCAACCTGATCGTTGTCAAAGAGATACTAGCTTTTAGCAAAAATCTACGTAAATCTGAAGCACAAAACCGCAAAAGATAATAAAGATAAGAGTTTACCTTGAAAAGAGGTGGAACACCAACATATATGCAACCCGCGTCAAACAAGGCTCTCTGTAGAAATTACATTTCATTAATTTCACATAAGTCAATCAGCAATCTAAGGCTACTTTAACTAATGTCATATACAATGAAATCAATACCTGATATCTGAAGAAAAAGGTCAACAGAAGAGTCCGGATATGTGCACCATCAACATCTGCATCTGTTAGTATGATAATTTTATGGTAACGTAGATTATCCTTGTTAAAATCTTCTCCCTGAAATAGGTTTTACGTCAAATTGAGTTTTCCGAAcataccaacaaaaaaagatatgaaaaaggATAATTACCTTGACTCCAAGACCAAGGCCAAGAAttagattttgaatttcttcGTTCTTATACATGGCTGCTTCATCCTTTCTctcaatattcaaaattttacctCTCAGAGGAAGAATCGCCTGCACAGATCGAAATGCAGTGTTACAGACTAACAAAATAGATGTAGAACCCACTATTTCCACACTCATATATGCTTAAGCTTTCATCTAAAAGATAATGGCACAACTCATATGATGCTATGTCGACCTATGAGTGATTCTCCGAATTTGCAAGCGACACACTATCCCAAATCAGCCTTATTCATCTATAGGTTGGATTGCATCCTTACTCTCATGTTACTGACACCAAAGACTGTTGATACTACTCAGAGACCcaattatttctttttgatGGTAAAGAGAAGACTCTTAGACTCTTAGTGTTTCCCACTAAGAAGAAGCCCACCAGAAATTTATTACCAATAaacttttcatgtttttacCAATGAAAGCTGCAACGGCTCAACTTAGACATGGAGAGAATATTCACTATTTCAATCATCAGGTAGGGCACCTTGCAGAATGGATATTACTTGCTTGGATATGAGTTATAGCTACAGAACGAAAATTTTCTTTCTACCCCATCCTCGATTCTTGTTTAGTGATACACTAAGTAGAATGATTTATATTACCTGGAAACGCCTGTCACGACCCTGTTTCGCGCTGCCACCAGCAGAATCTCCTTCAACAATGAAAATCTCTGGTAGCATAGGAAATAAAGGTCAATAAACTGACTAAATTTCACAGCTTACAAGTGTTAAAAGCTATTAACCAGTATATATATAACGACAACCTCTTGTTACTTTTCACTTTGGGTCTAAGAAGATCAAATTTTCCCACTTTGTACGTGGTATTTTCATATACTTCATACTTTAAATTCATCAGACTGAACTCATGTTCTGATTTTCTAAGAAAAGGCACTTTCATACTGGCTAAGGCATACCAGATTCTGCAGGATCTGTAGATGAGCAATCTGCAAGTTTCCCAGGAAGCGAAGATGACTTCAAAACGCTTTTAGATCTCACCAATTCCCTAGCCCTCTTAGCAGCCAGAGCAgcctaaaaagaaaaggagtcaACAAGGAAACTTAATGGTCATTTAGTTGAAATTTGTAACTAGACAAACTGAAGGAGACACATTCACAATCAGAGAATACACTACTCAGAGATATCAGAAAAAGGATCCTCAAAGGATAAAACACATATTTGAGTGTTTGAGTGGCATGTGTGTACGTGAAGGTGTGTAAGTATGAGCAGGTATATCATTGACGCACCTTGTACGCATTCAAGGATTTGGAAATAATGCTTTCAAGTACATCCGGATGCAATTCCAAGAACTCCGTGAGGTACTCCTGGACTGATTGGTCAACAATTTTTCTCACCTCCGGATTTCCTAGTCTTGTCTTTGGgacacaaaaattaatatgagcaacaaaatccaagaaaagtTAGAGCGTGCTGACCAGAGATTGTTTGGGCAAACACATATCATTATGCTCTTAAGTACCTTTGTTTGACCTTCAAACTCAGGATTAGGAATCTTGACTGAGACAATGCAGGTCAATCCCTCCCTAACATGTTCCCCACTTAAGCTAATATCCTTTTCCTGAATACACCAACAATAAGTTACACAAAAAGTTAGGAACCTTGTCAGAACTGGTCAAGATAAATGCTTAAATGTAAGCAAAAGCAACCTCTATAACTGGCATATATCACAGTTCAATCATGTTAAGTACATTTTTTCCATGGACCGTAACGCACTAAAGCATGTCTACTAAGTGCAGGTGTACAAGTATTCAAATTTAGTCTCAGTCCatggagaagaacaaaaaatataatcctTGACTTACATCACTCAGAAGACTCTTTCAACCATAATAATGACCAACTAACAGCAATTAGCATTTGCAGTTTTCATGATTAAaggagggaagaagaaaaagggtcTAAACCTCTAAGAGtggaaatataaaaatttggaaaaacgCAGTTGGTAAATGGTATCACACCTTGATAACCTTTAACTTTTTTGCAAGGGAATTTAGAGTTCTTGTTAATGAAGCCTTCACACCTTCTATATGTGTCCCACCATCAACGGTCCGAATACTATTCGCGTATCCCAGCATCGTGTCGGAATAAGCATCGGAACACCTGGAACAATaacgagattatatatttagatcatCTAAATTTTGGATAGCTACCATGATAAAGGCATTCTCGTCCAGAAGAACGACAGTATATACAATCATCAACTCTGCATACAGTACAACAACATTTTTCCATCCAATATAGATAGTGTAAACCATTCAGCCTAAATTTTCAATTATGTGGTTTTACGGTAAATGCAACCATATTATAATCTATTCATCATATAAGCAGATATTAGAAGACGTATATAGAAGGAAAAGTAAAATACCACTGAAGTGCAACGTCAACGGTGACGCCATTTATCTCTTTCCGGAAACCCAGCACATCATGAAGCGGTTTCTGAACAAAAGAGCcgtaaattaatatttttaggaGGACAAATAACAAGGATGACCTAATACCAGAGATCTAAATGCATAAGAGCTAACTTAATAGGGACTAAGTCGACACAGGTCTCATACTGATGCTAACTTGAGCCCTAAAGAATAAAGAACAGGTCACCATATCTTACCACCAAGTAagctgaaaaagaaaagtattggTACTATCCTCATGGCATTGTGTTTCACAAAGCCCATTTCCATTTAAATTGTCACAATTTAATTCTATCATCACCAATTGGCAAAAATTTGAGACTTTATACAACTATAACAACGGATCCACAGTCCAAGCCTCACCTTATCAGTATTTAGCCAGCTAACATATTCAGTTAACCCTCCAGCATAGAAGTATTCACTATACAAGTCCCTTTCTGGATCATCATCCTCTTTTTTTAGCGAAATTGTAACCTGCATTCAATATGGACCTCCAGATTATGAAAATGGAACAGTAGAACAATAGCTTCTGCTAAACAAGAACTGATAAACGAGCAAGTTAAGATGCttcacaaattatatatatatatatatatatacgttttaaTTAGATTATCATAGCTGCCTATACCTTTGGATTTAGAAAAGCAAGCTCCCTAATTCGACCAGCAATAGTGTTATGGTCAAATTGAATTGCAGTTGTGAATACTGAAAATCAgtttgttgcaaaaaaaaataagttagtCATCAAATCCTATCTTTGGGAAGGTACAATAGACAAGTACGGAATACAGGCAAAACCTTCTTTGTCAGGCCAAAACCGGATGCATGTCCCTTGAGTCTCCCTTGACTCTGGTGGGAGGACATGACATGTAAGTGTTGTTATGGGCTTCCCACGAGAATACTTCTGCTGAAACTCCATCCCATCTCTGCGAACAATAACCTCCAATGCCTGTGAATAATGGGAGCTCCTAAATTAGTGGTATGTATAGTGTTATCCTAATAGTCTCTTGATGGCTTGCCAAATATAAGAGTGTCTTATGGTGGAAGTATCTGAAATTGATAGCCTCAGCACTCAGTAAGGAACCATTCCAAGATCTTTCTCATATTATAATAGGTTTGGGCATTAGATTACCTTTCACACACAATAAAGGATTTGCAATAACCTAGCAAAACCTTCCTATAAAATTTAACGCGCAGGATCTAATTATCATACAAATATTTGCAAACCAATAAAAGATGGGCACAGAGCCACTGTGACAGAGAGGATTTTCAATGTAGCAAGATGGAAAATGAATCGATGTACTAACGGTTAGAACACACCTCTGACAAAGCATTCACAACCGATAAACCTACACCATGTAATCCACCAGACACGCTGTACCCACTGCTCTTGCCACCAAACTTACCCCCTGCATGTAAGACCTGCACAAACAAAAAGTACTACTGATAAACTGATTGACTATAAATAAggataataaaacaaaaatacgagTGATTCTGcattaagaaaaacatagacAGCTCCATACACTATAGACACCCGGGTTTCCAACAGTTAAAAACTACAATCAT is drawn from Camelina sativa cultivar DH55 chromosome 1, Cs, whole genome shotgun sequence and contains these coding sequences:
- the LOC104760839 gene encoding DNA gyrase subunit B, chloroplastic-like; protein product: MKTRKNWFEAEENISLSVTINSSMALVQRPHSYLHRYFRLMASRPRLFSHSLYPSLHRHSSSLTSSSTPRIKFQLVNVFSQRLVQRNAVSPKSFMSSTMESPQESSTSKDYSSEHIQVLEGLDPVRKRPGMYIGSTGSRGLHHLVYEILDNAIDEAQAGFASKIDVVLHSDGSVSISDNGRGIPTDLHPATRKSALETVLTVLHAGGKFGGKSSGYSVSGGLHGVGLSVVNALSEALEVIVRRDGMEFQQKYSRGKPITTLTCHVLPPESRETQGTCIRFWPDKEVFTTAIQFDHNTIAGRIRELAFLNPKVTISLKKEDDDPERDLYSEYFYAGGLTEYVSWLNTDKKPLHDVLGFRKEINGVTVDVALQWCSDAYSDTMLGYANSIRTVDGGTHIEGVKASLTRTLNSLAKKLKVIKEKDISLSGEHVREGLTCIVSVKIPNPEFEGQTKTRLGNPEVRKIVDQSVQEYLTEFLELHPDVLESIISKSLNAYKAALAAKRARELVRSKSVLKSSSLPGKLADCSSTDPAESEIFIVEGDSAGGSAKQGRDRRFQAILPLRGKILNIERKDEAAMYKNEEIQNLILGLGLGVKGEDFNKDNLRYHKIIILTDADVDGAHIRTLLLTFFFRYQRALFDAGCIYVGVPPLFKVERGKQAHYCYDDAALKKITASFPGNASYNIQRFKGLGEMMPAQLWETTMNPDTRILKQLVIEDAAETNMVFSSLMGARVDVRKELIKSAATRMNLENLDI
- the LOC104760753 gene encoding reticulon-like protein B8 produces the protein MPEKNIVEDVIDDLVDNFTERVQKNKHTSFFEQEDSVSSHFNRLFGRQEPIHRVLGGGKSADVLLWRNKKISASFLMGATAIWVLFEWINFHFLSLVCYALLLGMIAQFVWCNASGFLNRSQSRVPRLVLPKDFFAEVGVAIGTEVNRGLLFLQDLACKGNMKQFLMAVIGLWVAAMVGSCCNFLTVLYIGFVGAHTMPVLYERYEDEVDGFMDSLIMKFHSHYKKLDSGLLSRFPSGKFGLKKRD